In Tessaracoccus sp. MC1865, the DNA window GATCAGGCGGCGCTCGACGCCGTCGGATTCGGAGAACTGGTTGACGAGGAATCGGACGACAGCCTGCCCGACGGTAAGGCGAACGGTGGTGCTCATGCTCACTCCTGGGGATTGAGGGGGGTCATGGGGAGACGGGGGTCGACCTCGGATTCTTCCCAGGCCTGGCGGATCCACGTGTAATGGGGGTCGTCGGTCATCAGCCAGGTGGAGTCCTCGGAGGGACCGGCCATGACGTTGAGGTAGTACAGGTCATAGCCGGGGGCGGCGACCGACGGGCCGTGGTAGCCGAACGGCATCACCACGACGTCGCGAGAGTTGACCTCGGTGCACACGTCGATGGGCTTCCCGGGCGACGGGTAGATGCGCTGGAGCGCCATCCCCTTCGAACCGTCGCGGCCGGGGCGCACCTCGTAGTAGTAGATCTCCTCGAGGACGCGTTCGTCCTGAGTGTGTTCGTCATGCTTGTGGGGCGGGTAGCTGGACCAGTTGCCGCCGGGCGTGAGCACCTCGCACGCCAGCAGGTGGGACGTCTCCAGCGGGTTGCCCAGCGCGTAGTTGTTGACCTGCCGCGAGCAGTTGCCGGTACCGCGCAGCGTCGTGATGACCTGCGACGACGGGCAGTACACGACGGGGAGGTCCTTGGTGGCCTTCGATCCGGGCAGCGCGAACCGGCCGCCCTGCTCGCTGTGGATGACGGCGGTCTTGCCGCGCGGGACGTACAGGTAGTCGGTGATCTCGGTCCAGACCTCGCCGCGGCCCTCCAAGCGGTGGGTCTCACCGTCGACCTTCACGGTGCAGGATCCGCTGAGCGGCAGCACCAGGATCTCCTCGCCGCCGGTGTCGACGGTCTGCGCGGCCCCGGCCGGCAGCCCGATCACGCGGATCGAACACCACTCCCAGCCGGCGCGCTGCGCGGTCACGTCCGTCTCGAAGTTGCCATGGGCGGTTTCCCCCGCAGGGATGACGTACTTGGCGTTGTCGTTCACAGAACCTCCACGAGTCGGTCCACCGCGCCGGCCACATCACCGTCGCGGGGGAAGAGCAGGGCGCGCCCGATGACGAGCCCCTTCACGCTGGGATTGCGCAGTGAGCTGGCCCAGGCACGGACGGTTTCGTCCATCTGCTCCGGCACCGGGCCGCCCAGCAGCAGGACCGGCAGCGTGGTGGACTCCAGCACGCGGTCCATGTCCGCCACGCACGGCAGCTTCAGCCAGGTGCGCGCCGAGGTGTGACCCAACGCGGAGGCCACGCTGATGGCGCGGATGACTTCGTCGGGAGACAGGTCGTTGGTGAGTTGACCCTCCACGCGGCGGCTGATGAAGGGTTCCAGCATCGCGATGCGCCCCGCCGCGGCCAGGTCGTCGACGGCGCGCGCGGCCTGTTCCAGCATGGCCGGGGTGGCCGGGTCCTGCAGGTCGATGCGCAGGAGGAGTTTGCCCCCGTCGAGGCCCGCCTGCTCGATGCCGGGCGCGGTGTAGCCGGTGATGCGGTCGTCCACCTCGAACGTGGAGCCGGCCAGGCCGGAGCGGTTCATGGAGCCGAACACCAGCTTGCCCTCAAGCGCGCCGAGGAGGGCGAGTTCCTCGATGAGGTCCGGGGTGCCGAGGAACCCGCCGACGCCGGGCCGGGCGATCGCCACGGCGCACCGTTCGAGGAGTACGCGGCGCGACGCCATGGCCAGCTCGTCGCTACCGGCCTTGAGGGCCCCGCGGCCCGGGTGGTCTGCCGCGATGACCAGCAGCTTCTCCCCCGGTGCCGGCATGACGCCGGGCGCGCGAGCGGCGAGGGCCGCAGCCACTGCGTCGGGGCGCGTGAAGCGCACGTCAGTGAGGTCGTCGAAGGTGATCATGCCTGCCCCCGTGCGTCGGTTTCCACGTGGCGGGCCAGCATGTCCTCGACCTCCGCCTGGTCCGGCATGGCGGGGGCCGTCTCGAGCTTGGACGCCACGATGGCGCCGGCCGCGGAGGCGAACCGGATGAGCTGCGGCAGTTCCCAGCCGTTGAGGAGGCCGTGGCACACCGCGCCACCGAACGCGTCGCCGGCGCCGAGGCCGTTGACGACCTCGATCCGGCTGGCCGGCACGAAGGTGCTCTGGGTGCGGGACTTGGCGAAGGTG includes these proteins:
- the iolB gene encoding 5-deoxy-glucuronate isomerase, which codes for MNDNAKYVIPAGETAHGNFETDVTAQRAGWEWCSIRVIGLPAGAAQTVDTGGEEILVLPLSGSCTVKVDGETHRLEGRGEVWTEITDYLYVPRGKTAVIHSEQGGRFALPGSKATKDLPVVYCPSSQVITTLRGTGNCSRQVNNYALGNPLETSHLLACEVLTPGGNWSSYPPHKHDEHTQDERVLEEIYYYEVRPGRDGSKGMALQRIYPSPGKPIDVCTEVNSRDVVVMPFGYHGPSVAAPGYDLYYLNVMAGPSEDSTWLMTDDPHYTWIRQAWEESEVDPRLPMTPLNPQE
- a CDS encoding deoxyribose-phosphate aldolase, translated to MITFDDLTDVRFTRPDAVAAALAARAPGVMPAPGEKLLVIAADHPGRGALKAGSDELAMASRRVLLERCAVAIARPGVGGFLGTPDLIEELALLGALEGKLVFGSMNRSGLAGSTFEVDDRITGYTAPGIEQAGLDGGKLLLRIDLQDPATPAMLEQAARAVDDLAAAGRIAMLEPFISRRVEGQLTNDLSPDEVIRAISVASALGHTSARTWLKLPCVADMDRVLESTTLPVLLLGGPVPEQMDETVRAWASSLRNPSVKGLVIGRALLFPRDGDVAGAVDRLVEVL